Within Pseudomonas alloputida, the genomic segment AGCGAATACTGGTACTCGACACTGCCTGCCACCAAGTAGCGCCCGCCGATACGGTCACCGTCGCTGTTCTTCGGCGACAGGGTCTGGTAGTCGTAACCGCGCACACTCTGGTCGCCACCCGCGAAGAAACGCAGCGACGGCGGAATGTTGTTCTTGAAGCCATTGGTTGCACTGCCACCAAACTGTACGCGTCCGAGAAAGCGGTGGTTGTGGCCGAGTGTGGTCAGGCCTTTGAGCAATACGTTGCCGTGCAGCAGGTTGGTGTCGGACACCAGCCCTTCCTTGGCACCTTGAACATCGAACTGCAGGCGATAGCCGTTGTGCGGATCGATACGGTTGTCACTGCGCAGGAAGGAAAAGCTGACGCCCGGCATCAGCAGGTTGCTCAAACCGGAGTCGTCACCCAGGCGATATTCTTCGCGTTGGTACTTGAGCGAAATCACCCGCTGCCAGCCACTGGGCAGCTTGCTGTGCCACTCGGGGCCGACCGTCAACAGCTTGCTGAGCGTGTCGGTGCCGGCAAGCTCCTCGTTCTGGTAGCCGCCGGCAAAGCGCAACTTGTCGGTCAGCGGCGGGTCGAGGGGAATGTCATACCACAGGCCGACGTTCTGGCGCGGGGCCGACAGTTCGGTTTCCCAGCCATAGCTGTGGCCTTGTGGGTTGACCCAGTGGCGGGTCCAGTTGGCCTTGCCGCGCGGCCCGACGTCGGTCGAGAAGCCCAGGCCAAGGCCCATGGTGCGTGGTTTACGGGTTTCCAGATGAACATCCACCGGGACTTCTTCGCCCACAGCAGCAGTGGGCGCCGCATCCACGCGCACGCCTTCGAAATAGCCGCTCGATTGCAGGTCGTTGTTCAGCTCTGCGACCAGTTCCGAGTCGTAAGGGGTACCCGGCTTGAACGACACCATGCGCTGCAGCAGGTCCTCGTCCAGCGGTGTGTCGCCACCGAAGGTGACGGCGCCCAGGCGATAACGCGGGCCACTCTGGTAGACCAGTTCGATATCCGCCACACCGGCTTGCGGGTCGACGGCCAGGCGCTGGCTACTGAAGCGCCCACTGAAGAAGCCATAGCGCGACGCCTGGTTCTGGATCAACCGCTTGGCATCCTCGTAATGGCCGTGATTGAGTTGTTCACCCGGCCGCAGCGCCTTGCTGTCAGGCACGCGGAAGGCCTTCATCTCGCTGGCTGGGCCCTCGATGCGCACGGTCACGTTGCGCAGGCGAATCGGTTCGCCCGGGTTGATGCTGATGATCAGTTTTGGGGGATGGTCTGCGTCGCTGGCGGGCTTGACCTCGGTATCGATCTGCGCCTGATAGTAGCCGAGTGCCTGCGCCGCTTTGCGCGCCTGCTCCTCTGCCCCGCGACTGAAGCGTAAAAGTGCTTCTTCGTCGCGGTCACCCAATGTGCCTATATAGCCTTCGACATTGGCCTTGAGCGCCTTGTTGGCCGGTTTCACCTTCACCAACAACTCGCTCTGGCCCCATGCTGCGAAACTGGCGACCCAGAATACCAGGCCCCAGGTCAATCTTCCTGAATACGTCATGCGGCGCATGCTACCAGAGCCAGGCGCTCAAGGGAGCCGCCCGGCGGCCTGTTCAGGCAAAAGCGGGTTTTGAAGAGACTGGATTAGGATGAAAGAACACCCTCTCTCGGATTGGTCCTACAGCTACTTCGCCAATTTCCTCGTAACCCTGACGCTGGTAAAAAGCCAGGTAGTGCTCGTTACCGGTGTCCAGCACCACCCCTTGGGTGCCTGGGTCTTCCGCGCACCAGTCGTGCACAGCTTGTAACAATTGCTCGCCGTAGTGCTTGCCCTGAAACTGCGGGTGCACCCCCAGCAAAGGCAACACATGCACCTGGTCAGTGGGCAGACAGCTGGCCAATGCAGCCTGGTAGTCCATGTAGCGCCGCGTACAGCGCAGGCCGGTACCCAGCATCATGCGCAGGCGCCAGGCCCAGCTGTCGGCCACGCCCAGCCGGCGCTGCGGCGGCACGATCAGGGCCAGGGCAATCAGGCGGTCCTCGACCAGCAGGCCGATGGCGGGCAGTTGCAGGTAGAAGTGCTGGCGCACCCATTCGCGCACCATCACCCGCAGGCGCCGCTCATACCCCGGGCGCTGGGCTTCGAAGATATAGGCGAAGGTGGGCTCGTGGCGGTAGGCGTTGTACAGCAGCGAACGTGCCTCGCGGCTGTAACCGTCGTCGAGCAGGCAGACACGGGCCGGGGCGGCTGTGGTTTCGGGCATTGCGGGCAGACCTCCTGGAATGGGCATTCAGTGCCTTGGAGGTG encodes:
- a CDS encoding autotransporter assembly complex protein TamA, with the translated sequence MTYSGRLTWGLVFWVASFAAWGQSELLVKVKPANKALKANVEGYIGTLGDRDEEALLRFSRGAEEQARKAAQALGYYQAQIDTEVKPASDADHPPKLIISINPGEPIRLRNVTVRIEGPASEMKAFRVPDSKALRPGEQLNHGHYEDAKRLIQNQASRYGFFSGRFSSQRLAVDPQAGVADIELVYQSGPRYRLGAVTFGGDTPLDEDLLQRMVSFKPGTPYDSELVAELNNDLQSSGYFEGVRVDAAPTAAVGEEVPVDVHLETRKPRTMGLGLGFSTDVGPRGKANWTRHWVNPQGHSYGWETELSAPRQNVGLWYDIPLDPPLTDKLRFAGGYQNEELAGTDTLSKLLTVGPEWHSKLPSGWQRVISLKYQREEYRLGDDSGLSNLLMPGVSFSFLRSDNRIDPHNGYRLQFDVQGAKEGLVSDTNLLHGNVLLKGLTTLGHNHRFLGRVQFGGSATNGFKNNIPPSLRFFAGGDQSVRGYDYQTLSPKNSDGDRIGGRYLVAGSVEYQYSLTEKWRVATFVDQGNSFNDLELPSLKTGVGFGVRWVSPVGPLRLDLAKALDDEGGIRLHFSMGPEL
- a CDS encoding GNAT family N-acetyltransferase; protein product: MPETTAAPARVCLLDDGYSREARSLLYNAYRHEPTFAYIFEAQRPGYERRLRVMVREWVRQHFYLQLPAIGLLVEDRLIALALIVPPQRRLGVADSWAWRLRMMLGTGLRCTRRYMDYQAALASCLPTDQVHVLPLLGVHPQFQGKHYGEQLLQAVHDWCAEDPGTQGVVLDTGNEHYLAFYQRQGYEEIGEVAVGPIRERVFFHPNPVSSKPAFA